GGCATTACAACAGAACATGTCCGATTCATGTGCTTTTTAAGAACCTTTTCCCAGTAGTTTCTAGGTATCTGCAGAAGCAGACAAAAGCTGAAAAAAGAGGTGGTGTAACATCTACTAAACTACTAATAAGTAACAATAAAGTAAAGAGCTTTCCAAGTCCAAGTGCCTCTTGTTCACTTCCATAAGATTAATAGGAGAGGAAACCCAAGAAGTAGACAGGTGATTATGCATTTATGTTCAGCAGACCCAAAGTATGAAATTATTACTTTTCTTAAATCAGAACATATGTATGGTATATAGCTAAGCCTGCAAATCACCATACACTATACATGTAGACAAATCCTATATTAATCCAGAAAAGAGAGTTAAAACAGAGTAAAAACAGAGTAAAAACGAACTTTAATTAAATAGACTAGAGTTTTAAAGTTCTCTTATTTAAACCTTTTTAtatcaaagaaaaattgtttttttaattaaaatgacatgttaaaagaatttataatgATTAGATAAGATTTTGGAAAAAGGAAAACCTTTTTCTCAGAAGCAGAAAACAGTAAATCTGAAAGAAGTCTCTAAAGAAATGCATCACATAACTACTTTCTATAAACagacattaataaaataaaaaggaagagTGCAAGGAAATCACTAACAAGTTCTTGCATTTTTGCACGGCAGAAGTCTATTTTCTCTTTGGACTCCGCAATCTCTTTCTCAAGTTCTTCCACCTGTATTTAACATAACAAATGAAAAGATGAGCATTGACTGTGTTCAGTTGAAACAAGAATTTTATCAAGTATACATGGACTGCAGAAATGATATGATTCACACAAATGACAATCTAGATCATAATCTTTCCATGCTATTTTCAAATATACCAGTAATAGCTAATAATTTTTGTACCTATAAGTTTCAATCGGTAGCAAAAAACAGTGTGCACACTTCAAGGTTTAAACCAAAAATAGATTACAATGTCATCTCAACAATTCTCAAATTAATTGAGCTTAAAAGATTACCATAGAGGACACATTCCCTATAAAGAGTTGCTTAACATGAAACTAaaaattcaatgaaaataaGCCATTGCAATTGATGGATATACAAGAAAATACAGCAGCATATACAAAAGACATGTAAACATATGCAAAAAtttcaatcaaaataaaaacaataatctGCAGCTATGTTAGTGAGGGAAAAAATAGAGTAAATTAAACTCCACATTTTTGAGAGATGTTTAATTCAGTCTTCCTtctcttattttaaaagatacaatccctttCCCAGAGAGATGAATATACACCACCTGATTCATAACAAACCTCTTAAAACAGTGCATAACTATGAATGTGTCTATCAATGACatttttttctacaatattTAGTGTCATAAACAACCAGTTTTGAACATTCGACtattaaattcaacaaatctGCCTATGGTATCATTCAATGTTAAACTTATCTAGACTCCAAAAAGGATCATTCAACAGATTATGTTTGCTAACGTAAACTAAAGGGTCGTATGGCTCCAGTAGTATCAAATAAGTTAAAGTTTCCACATTGGCACGTGGCTATAGAGTTAAATTAGCAAGGGTTGACACATTCTTTTTGATGAATGTGGGTAAAGATGCAAATTCAGGGATGCCTGATAAGATTTGCTATTTGGCATGTTTATACTTTGATAGGTAAGTCTTTGGAGGTAGTGGACACCCCAATTCAGAGAAGGACTAACATCTTGTGTCTTTGAAAAACTAAATAGGTTAGAGAAAACAGACTGTCTTCGTCTTATGTAATATATGAACATCATCATGGGTATGAAAGAAGATTGATGCAATAATGCTAAAAAATGGGAAGGTATCGCAAGGCTATAAATAAagcacaaaacaaaaattacaaacattaTAACATGTAATGATTGACCCAAAACTTTCAAGAAGTTTGATAAGAATGTAGGCATTTGGGGAACCCACCCAAAAAAGCTAGATGTTAACGGGGGAGGAAGAAACCACACACTTAAACACTCCTTCAAACGTGTCATCGTGTACTATAGGGGACTTAAGAATCCCATAATAACCAAGTCCTATTAAAGTTTTGTTGAGACCTAAGGACAAAGaatggaaaaacaaaaaactacaAAGCTTGCCAAAAATAGAGAAAGGAAATCAAGAGATTTGGACTAATTGACTTAGTAAGTAGTATTAAGGatggagaagaaaagttttagGTTATAAATCACGGGGTCAAAGAGAGATGAGAGAactatttttgtatgtttttaaGTGACAGACAAGGATTGACCTGTATATTATATCAAAGGATTGGGAATCCAAGACATCATTTGGTGTGGAATTCAAATTAAGTAAAAGTAACTATTTTGAGTGGATGGGTGAGCTATTTAATGAGAGTTTGAGATCAAAGGAAATGCCAGATGAGTGGAGGTAGATTACTTTGTTCCTATCattaagaaaaagagagataTTCATAACTTTGTAAAATCTAAAAGGGAAAAAACTTATATGTCACACTTGAAAGTAGAGGAAAAGGTGATTGAACTTGGATTGTAGAAATCAATTTGGATTTAAAATTCTAAGCCTAAAGAGATGTTTTATCTTATTGCTATATGACTAACTATACTCTATGGTGGTGATACTGAGCTTTAAAGagagaacaagagaaaaaagGGAGAATTTATTCTTTATAAGGACGTATTAGTGTAATACCTATCAAggaaaacatattataaattgttaAGGTGgtttatatttatacaaaatcGCTGAAAGAACCAGTGAAACGAGTAGATTGCATTACTTTTAGCCCCTACAGTAAGTGTGACAATAGAAATTAGGCAAgagaataaacaaataaaaaagaggTACCTTCTTATCAGCTTCTGTTGCTTCTTGAAACTTtgaattaattgaattttgctCATCTGAACTCAGCTGATTTATGAGGTGCTTCTCCAAGACTGGAATTCTAGATTTCTGTGGTTTGTTCTGAGGTCCTTCATCAGACTGAGAGACAGCAGCTGGCCTTGGCGGCCGACCAGAAGCAGGATTCACTTGTCGAGCCCCAGAACCAGTCATCCCTTGTTGTTGAAAACcttcaatatataaaatagtggAGAAACAAAAgcattaaattttcatttatcagAATGGTTATATTAGTAATGTCAGTACTGGGGCAGTAGTAGAAGTAAAATAAAAGCTGCTAATTATTGGGCACACACCTGACGGATTTCCCCAAGGTACAGCACTGTAGGGAGCAGCAGGTTGACCACTAGTTGGTAAATCAACCATGATATTACTAGGAAGTACTGCTGGAAGAACACGTCCTTCTCTATGTCGCTCCATTAGGTACAACGCAATACAAAACTCCCTGAGAGAAAGCATGCTATCATTATCTTGATCGGATAAGTCCCAGACCTGCTTTAAAACctctgaaaaaaaatataaaacatggcATACAGATTATGTTCAGGAAATTAGCTAGCCATTGACAAGTAACACACATGTTGGGTGTCAAAAATAAACATAACCCCCCCTTCcctataaaacatgcataaaggCAGATGTTATCAAACACACCTAGTCCTGCAATTTGTGTAATTAATCATATCTAAGTTGATTTCCTGTTGTGTGCGGAGCTAGACaagtagaaaaataaagatagcCTTTTAAGCCAGCTgtgcaagaaaaaaaagaaaaggaaggagGAAGAAATATACCTCTTGGCAACCTCCAACTAAGAAATAGGTTCCGTGCTTGTTCCCCAGTTATTTTCCCGTCTCTATCTGTGTCTACTTCCATGAatactttcatatatttctGAACATCGGTTTGTGCCATCTTTGGCCATGGAGACTGGGGCTGACTGGAAGCAGAATCCTGCAATCTCCTAGGAGTTCCAGATGAATTCAGCATGTTATGTGTTTGGACTGGGACATGTTGGTCCTGTTTTACCACAGCCTGGGTTTGCTGAAGCTGAGCACCAACAGGCTGGACTTGCTGAAGCTGAGCACTCACAGGCTGGGCTTTCTGAAGCTGAGCACCAACAGGATGGGATACAACAAGTGAGCTCTGCAAAGAATCAGGGGTAGTAGTCCTAATAGAAGGCTGGTTTCCTTCGGATACAGGAACAATAGCTGAAGAAAGCACTGAACTGCCAGAAGAATATCCTTGTAGAGAACTAACTTGCTTGGGCTGAAACGAATTAGCTGAGAATAAATCACCTCCAAAAAATGAATCAGGGGCATTACCATTAACAGTGACTGGTTTAGAATCCTTAACGATTTGATCTGACGGCTTTATGCTGGAGGCAGGATATTGGCCAGGTGGCCGTGCCGCATTTGATCCAGAGGTTGCAGGCCCAAACCCCTCCTGCGTAGCTGGGAAACTAATTCCTCTGACTGCTATCGGAGAGGAAGTTAGTTCTGGAGCTTCACCCATCTTGCCAGCGGACCCATAACCTGATACGTTGAGGGTTTCAGGGCGTGCTCCACCAACAGCCATACCAGGTGGTAGATTAGGAGCTGGAGGCCTCCCCAACTGACTTCCCAGAGAAGGAAGGTTTTGTCGGTTAACGCTGAGATTTGGAACTGCCCCCCTTGGTCCAAGATTTTGGTGGGACAAAGGATTAACAGGACCCGCCTGTGGTGCAGGTGCAGGTGCAGGTACAGGGGGTGCAACTGTGGCACTGAAATTAATTTGAGGTGCAGGAATCTTAGATGCAGCCGGGCCATACAATGCTGCTTTTACCATATCGGGGGTTAGTTCCCGCTTACTTTGTGCCACAGTAACAAGTTTGAGGGCATTGTAAAACTCTGCCCGGCCAAGGAAACCACTTTGGCTTTGGTTTGCAAATGCCCAAATCTGCAGACCGAGTACACAAGAAAGGTAAGTGATCTCTGATGTATTTAGCATTTAGACGAACGAAATTATGAAGCAGTACCAGATTAACTCAAAGCAATGCTTAATGGCAGGAAGGATATTGAGTAATTGAAATCATTAGCAGAAATTGAGAATAAAGAGTGTGTGAGAGAGATAGTGACCTGTGCAAGGACATGCTTGGGCAAACCGGAGCCTTGGAAGAAGGAGACGGCCTCGGCACCGCTGATACGGCCGTCGCGATCCAAATCGGCGCGTCGAAAATAAGCATCGAATAGATCGACATTAGGCGCTGCCGATGCCATTGCAGAATTCAACAGCACCGCCTGATTTCAATTGATTGCACACTTTTACAGTTTGCCTTTGCAGATCACACCATGTAACCAACAAAGAATTAACCTGTGATTCATTCACTCACCAAACCATCTGAAGAACAGAATTGATGAATCCCTTGGTTTGCACTTCGATTGTCTCCGCCTCCAATCCAATCGACGCACTCACCCAACAACAAAATTACAGATCATCCCTCCTTCTCATTTTTCCCCAACGGACAATTTTAATCCTCTCCGGTtaccaaatttcaaaaatacccCTCATCTATTAATTTCGTTTATACAGGCGAAAATACATGTACGCaccttttcttttactttaatcaatattttttaataattattaattaaaaaataaaaaataggatttcatatttttcatccctaaatttgatgttaaattgaaattagtgtatattattaacttttcacaaattttaatcTTCAGACTCATTGAACTTCTTTTTACATACAtgataaactaatttttatacaaaaaaaattaactttagaaaaattatatttatttttaaaaaattagagatCAAACTAAGTTTGAGATAatgataaattcaaattttgtattaaaatttaaagattaaaaatatatttaatcatgaaagtattattaaatttacaaaaaaatattaataaattatttttataatttcattataagaAATTTTTCAAGTAattaattcagtttaaaaaatagttataaaactaaaaatatcaaattaataaaaataaaattagtaataacactaaaaataattataaatatgattcatttgtattataataataatttatatctataacttaataattagaattatattacaattaaaattctcAAACTGAATTATTAGCGAATAAATCATGACTAGTTTAATTACATGGTTATTTttgttgactttttttttattcactaaATTTAAAGATCGTCATTTTGATTATTatccataatattttaatttttttaattctcatacctttaatattaaatattttgagtcTTTGCTGTTTAAATTCAtgagaagtaaaaaaaaatgatacgtaaaataattaaaataaaaaatgtatcaaaactaaaagttaaagttgatctaaatatttaattaagctCATGTAAACTTTATCTCATGGTATGGAGGAGTGGAATGAATGATAAGCTCTGAGTATATGTTATTGTACTGTCAAAGACTACGGATTTGTAGTGTTTGGATCAACACATGTGTGAGGAAATGGAGGCAGCGAGGAAGTTCCATAAACACATCTATATTCACACGAAACTATTTGAGTGGAAACAGACGAAAATACCCTCAAATTTTAGTTGTGCGTGACTTGGGTCTATGAGTGATAAAATGGGTCAATCTCATTCATTTATGATATTAGTTTGCCAAAAAAAGAGTTGGATGAGgctcattattaattattaattgaaaattgattgaattttaCAATTTGGATTAATCATCTACCAGATTAACAAACTGATtaacttaactttttttctgtCATCAAAAGTTTAAGATCATATcaaatgattgatttttttttatattaaaacgaTTGATCAAAGGCGGTTGGGTTGATTCTGAACTAAAACAGACAATCATTTGGACTATTTCAGATCGTAATCGAATTGTATCATACTCTGACTAAATTGTTGAATTGTGTTAACATGAAGTATTgcgatgcaaattttattttattttatttttaatgaaattggaCTCATAGATTGATTCGACTGACCTACCAATCTGTCAGACTATGTGAATAAAATTGGATCAGACTTCCATAATAAAAATGGTATCCCGGGAAACTTGTcctaaatttttaacttttcaagaTTTATGTTTAAGATATTTTTGAGtcaaaaaattactttttaagaacactcaatttaaaacatatataaaaaatat
This window of the Vigna angularis cultivar LongXiaoDou No.4 chromosome 7, ASM1680809v1, whole genome shotgun sequence genome carries:
- the LOC108320169 gene encoding actin cytoskeleton-regulatory complex protein PAN1, producing MASAAPNVDLFDAYFRRADLDRDGRISGAEAVSFFQGSGLPKHVLAQIWAFANQSQSGFLGRAEFYNALKLVTVAQSKRELTPDMVKAALYGPAASKIPAPQINFSATVAPPVPAPAPAPQAGPVNPLSHQNLGPRGAVPNLSVNRQNLPSLGSQLGRPPAPNLPPGMAVGGARPETLNVSGYGSAGKMGEAPELTSSPIAVRGISFPATQEGFGPATSGSNAARPPGQYPASSIKPSDQIVKDSKPVTVNGNAPDSFFGGDLFSANSFQPKQVSSLQGYSSGSSVLSSAIVPVSEGNQPSIRTTTPDSLQSSLVVSHPVGAQLQKAQPVSAQLQQVQPVGAQLQQTQAVVKQDQHVPVQTHNMLNSSGTPRRLQDSASSQPQSPWPKMAQTDVQKYMKVFMEVDTDRDGKITGEQARNLFLSWRLPREVLKQVWDLSDQDNDSMLSLREFCIALYLMERHREGRVLPAVLPSNIMVDLPTSGQPAAPYSAVPWGNPSGFQQQGMTGSGARQVNPASGRPPRPAAVSQSDEGPQNKPQKSRIPVLEKHLINQLSSDEQNSINSKFQEATEADKKVEELEKEIAESKEKIDFCRAKMQELVLYKSRCDNRLNEVIERISADKHEVEILAKKYENKYKQVGDLSSKLTTEEATFRDIQEKKIELYQAIVKMEQDEKGDETLQARVDRIQTDLDELVKSLNERCKKYGLRAKPTTLLELPFGWQPGIQEGAADWDEDWDKLEDKEYVFVKELTLDVQNTIAPPKQKLPSAVNTKAVNTKAVNTEAANTKAVNTEAVNTDSPTFAASPRSDDKSEKPQTTNEQVGNGSVYNKSEDGSAKSAPSSPFASSAIGSPHGDFADSDFRKTTGEDSSPRDHTIQESQSDRGDVKSVFSGDKNFDEPNWGTFDANDDIDSVWGFNANSTTKEERDFEGAGDNYFFDSGELGLNPIKTGSPQVGDPVQRNSGFNFDDSVPSTPLFNSSSSPQRPKEWLETAFDFSRFDSFRTHDSVPLPAREATEQFDSVRNSVDFDHVHGFPAFDDSDLFGSGPFRTSSDSQTPRKESDSWSAF